One Tamandua tetradactyla isolate mTamTet1 chromosome 19, mTamTet1.pri, whole genome shotgun sequence genomic region harbors:
- the TLR1 gene encoding LOW QUALITY PROTEIN: toll-like receptor 1 (The sequence of the model RefSeq protein was modified relative to this genomic sequence to represent the inferred CDS: inserted 3 bases in 2 codons; substituted 2 bases at 2 genomic stop codons) — translation MTKTNSSLFHLAIIFMFILKIRIQLSDGNEFVVDKSXTGLSQIPKDLSLKATILDVSQNCVSELQTSNLLSLSKLRILILSYNRIQYLNFSIFEFNKELEYLDLSYNKLQKISCHPIANLKHLDISFNDLDVLPICKEFGYMSQLDFLGLSAMQLEKFSMLPIAHLHIHKVLLVLGELYGDKEDLESLQDFNTDSLHIVYPPRKEFRFILDVSVSSAVSLELSNIKCVSEDNEYDFLNVLSKLRKNPRLLNLTLNNIETTWTSFIMILQLVWRTTIQDFSISNVKLKGQLDFWAFDYSDTSLKSLSICQVVSDVFSFSQSYIHNIFSNMNIQXISVSGTRMIHMLCPFQSNSFRYLDFSNNLLTDMVFENCRNLNELETLTLQINXIKELENIIYVTKEMKSLQQLDISQNSLRYNGHERKCSWAKSLLTXNMSSNILTDLVFRCLPPRVTVLDLHNNRITYIPKDVTKLEALQELNIAFNSLTDLPGCGTFSTLSVLITDYNLVSYPSTDSFQSCQNITSIKAGNNPFQCTCELREFIKNIGQLSREVVEGWPDSYKCDYPESYKGIPLQDFHVSQLSCNTSLLIITIVATMLVLVVIVVSLCIYLDLPWYVRMVYQWMHSRHRARNIPLEELERTLHFHAFISYSGHDSAWVKSELLPNLEKEGIQICLHERNFVPGKSIFENIVNFIEKSYKSIFVLSPNFVQSEWCHYELYFAHHNLFHEAFDNLILILLEPIPQYSIPNYYHKLKTLITQRTYLEWPKEKSKHGLFWANLRAAINIKLMEKKK, via the exons ATGACTAAAACTAATTCTAGCCTCTTCCATTTGGCCATCATCTTCATGTTCATACTCAAGATCAGAATCCAATTATCTGATGGAAATGAATTTGTAGTCGATAAGTCCTAAACAGGTCTCAGTCAAATTCCCAAAGACCTGTCCCTGAAAGCAACAATCTTAGATGTTTCACAAAACTGTGTATCTGAGCTTCAGACTTCTAACCTTCTATCACTATCAAAGCTGAGGATTTTGATACTCTCTTATAATAGAATACAGTAtcttaatttcagtatttttgaattcAACAAGGAATTGGAATACTTGGATTTGTCCTACAACAAGTTGCAGAAGATTTCCTGTCACCCTATTGCAAATCTAAAGCATCTGGACATTTCATTTAATGATTTAGATGTCCTGCCCATCTGCAAAGAGTTTGGCTATATGTCTCAACTAGATTTTCTGGGGTTGAGTGCCATGCAGTTAGAAAAATTTAGCATGCTCCCAATTGCTCATTTGCATATCCATAAGGTTTTGTTGGTCTTGGGAGAACTTTATGGTGATAAAGAAGACCTTGAGAGTCTTCAAGACTTTAACACAGATAGTCTGCACATTGTTTACCCTCCGAGAAAGGAATTCCGTTTTATTTTGGATGTGTCAGTTAGTAGTGCAGTAAGTTTGGAACTGTCTAATATTAAATGTGTGTCAGAAGATAATGAATATGATTTCTTAAATGTTTTGTCAAAACTTCGAAAGAATCCAAGGTTATTAAATCTTACTTTAAACAACATTGAAACAACTTGGACTTCCTTTATTATGATCCTCCAGTTGGTTTGGCGTACAACAATACAGGATTTCTCAATTTCAAACGTGAAACTAAAGGGTCAACTTGACTTCTGGGCTTTTGATTATTCTGACACTTCATTGAAGTCCTTGTCTATATGCCAAGTTGTCAgtgatgttttcagtttttcacagAGTTATATCCACAATATCTTTTCAAATATGAACATCCA AATTTCAGTGTCTGGTACACGCATGATCCACATGCTTTGCCCATTTCAAAGTAACTCATTTCGGTATTTGGATTTCTCCAATAATCTCTTAACAGACATGGTTTTTGAAAACTGTAGAAACTTGAATGAGCTGGAGACACTTACTTTACAAATTA CAATTAAGGAACTTGAAAATATCATTTACGTGACCAAGGAGATGAAATCTCTACAACAATTAGATATTAGCCAGAATTCTCTAAGGTATAATGGACATGAAAGAAAGTGTTCTTGGGCTAAAAGCTTATTAACCTGAAATATGTCTTCAAATATACTTACAGATTTGGTTTTCAGATGTTTACCTCCCAGGGTCACAGTACTTGATCTTCACAATAACAGAATAACATATATCCCTAAAGATGTCACCAAATTGGAAGCTTTGCAAGAACTAAatattgctttcaattctttaacTGACCTTCCTGGATGTGGTACCTTTAGTACACTTTCTGTACTAATCACTGACTATAATTTAGTTTCCTACCCATCAACTGATTCCTTCCAGAGCTGCCAGAATATTACATCAATAAAAGCAGGGAACAATCCATTCCAATGTACGTGTGAGTTAAGAGAATTTATCAAAAATATAGGCCAACTATCCAGAGAGGTTGTTGAAGGCTGGCCTGATTCTTATAAGTGTGACTACCCAGAAAGTTATAAGGGGATCCCACTACAGGACTTTCATGTATCTCAATTATCTTGCAACACATCTCTACTGATTATTACTATTGTGGCCACCATGCTAGTATTGGTTGTTATTGTGGTCTCCCTCTGCATCTACTTGGATTTGCCCTGGTATGTCAGGATGGTGTACCAATGGATGCATTCCCGACACAGGGCTAGGAACATACCCttagaagaacttgaaagaactCTCCACTTCCATGCTTTCATTTCATACAGTGGGCATGATTCTGCCTGGGTGAAGAGTGAATTACTACcaaatttagagaaagaaggTATACAGATTTGTCTCCATGAGAGAAACTTTGTTCCTGGCAAGAGCATCTTTGAAAATATCGTAAACTTCATTGAAAAGAGTTACAAGTCCATCTTTGTTTTGTCTCCCAACTTTGTCCAGAGTGAGTGGTGCCATTACGAACTCTACTTTGCCCACCACAATCTCTTTCATGAAGCTTTTGATAACTTAATCCTTATCCTGCTGGAGCCCATTCCACAGTATTCCATTCCTAACTATTATCACAAGCTCAAAACTCTAATCACACAGAGGACTTATTTGGAATGGCCCAAGGAAAAGAGCAAACATGGACTCTTTTGGGCTAACCTAAGAGCAGCCATTAATATTAAGttgatggagaaaaagaaataa